The proteins below come from a single Thermopolyspora flexuosa genomic window:
- the hrcA gene encoding heat-inducible transcriptional repressor HrcA, protein MLDDRKLAVLRAIVEDYVSTNEPVGSKAIAERHNLGVSPATIRNDMAVLEEQGYITQPHTSAGRVPTDKGYRLFVDRLSQIKPLSAAERRAIETFLAGAVDLDDVLRRTVRLLAQLTRQVAVVQYPSLTKSTVRHVEIVPLTDRRVMLVLITNTGRVEQRVIELPDPVKEDRIAHLRAMLNACLDGCGLSNVPDTVQDLPEHLPPEDRSVAATILSALLETLVDRNDEKIVMAGTANLAAADFSVSLREVLEALEEQVVLMRLLSEPSNDPSSLTVRIGSENPYTGLKGMSFVAAGYGSGDKELARLGVLGPTRMDYPVTMGAVRTVARYVGQILAGS, encoded by the coding sequence TTGCTCGATGACCGCAAGCTGGCGGTTCTGCGCGCCATAGTCGAAGATTACGTGTCCACCAACGAGCCAGTCGGATCCAAGGCGATCGCGGAGCGGCACAACCTCGGCGTCTCCCCCGCCACGATCCGTAACGACATGGCGGTGCTGGAGGAGCAGGGGTACATCACCCAGCCCCACACCAGCGCCGGGCGGGTGCCGACCGACAAGGGCTACCGGCTCTTCGTGGACCGGCTGTCGCAGATCAAGCCGCTGTCGGCGGCCGAGCGACGGGCGATCGAGACCTTCCTGGCCGGCGCGGTCGACCTCGACGACGTGCTGCGCCGTACGGTCCGGCTGCTGGCCCAGCTCACCCGGCAGGTGGCCGTGGTGCAGTACCCGTCGCTCACCAAGTCCACGGTGCGCCACGTGGAGATCGTCCCGCTCACCGACCGCCGCGTGATGCTCGTCCTCATCACCAACACCGGCCGCGTGGAGCAGCGCGTGATCGAGCTGCCCGACCCGGTGAAGGAGGACCGCATCGCGCACCTGCGGGCGATGCTCAACGCCTGCCTCGACGGCTGCGGTCTGAGCAACGTGCCCGACACCGTGCAGGACCTCCCCGAGCACCTGCCGCCGGAGGACCGTTCGGTCGCGGCCACGATTCTTTCGGCTCTCCTTGAGACCCTCGTGGACCGCAACGATGAGAAAATCGTGATGGCCGGCACCGCGAACCTCGCCGCGGCCGACTTCTCGGTCAGCCTGCGCGAGGTGCTGGAGGCGCTCGAGGAGCAGGTGGTCCTCATGCGCCTGCTCAGCGAGCCGTCGAACGACCCCTCCTCCCTGACGGTGCGGATAGGCTCGGAGAACCCGTACACGGGGTTGAAGGGCATGTCGTTCGTGGCCGCCGGGTACGGCTCCGGCGACAAGGAACTCGCCCGGCTCGGGGTGCTGGGCCCGACGCGAATGGATTATCCGGTGACGATGGGTGCGGTGCGCACGGTGGCGCGCTACGTCGGTCAGATTCTGGCGGGGTCTTAA
- a CDS encoding DUF3097 domain-containing protein, producing MYEDVLSGRRRRFAREPIPEVPAEPGLVVEDAAGDFCGAVVACDKHGVTLEDRFGRRRVFPLERGAFLLEGRPVTLVRPGTRPAGAPARPRRSASGSIVVEGLRARVAKESRIYVEGVHDAELVEKIWGHDLRVEGVVVEYLEGIDDLPRIVAEFGPGPGRRLGVLVDHLVPGSKESRIAEQVASPYVLVVGHPFVDIWQAVKPSVLGIPAWPEVPKGVPWKEGVLAALGWRMDPGEAWRHILGRVTHFTDLEPELLGRVEELIDFVSPPPAE from the coding sequence ATGTACGAGGACGTGCTCTCCGGCCGGCGGCGCCGTTTCGCCCGGGAGCCCATCCCGGAGGTGCCGGCCGAGCCCGGGCTGGTGGTGGAGGACGCCGCGGGCGACTTCTGCGGCGCGGTGGTCGCCTGCGACAAGCACGGGGTCACCCTGGAGGACCGCTTCGGGCGGCGGCGGGTCTTCCCGCTGGAGCGCGGGGCGTTCCTCCTCGAGGGCAGACCGGTCACCCTGGTACGGCCCGGCACCCGGCCGGCGGGCGCCCCGGCGCGGCCGCGGCGCAGCGCGTCGGGCTCGATCGTGGTGGAGGGCCTGCGGGCGCGGGTCGCCAAGGAGAGCCGCATCTACGTGGAGGGCGTGCACGACGCCGAGCTCGTGGAGAAGATCTGGGGCCACGATCTGCGGGTCGAGGGGGTCGTCGTCGAGTACCTCGAGGGCATCGACGATCTGCCGCGGATCGTGGCCGAGTTCGGCCCGGGGCCGGGGCGCCGCCTCGGCGTGCTCGTCGACCACCTCGTGCCCGGCTCGAAGGAGAGCCGCATCGCCGAGCAGGTGGCCTCGCCGTACGTGCTCGTGGTGGGGCACCCGTTCGTGGACATCTGGCAGGCGGTGAAGCCGTCGGTGCTCGGCATCCCGGCCTGGCCGGAGGTGCCGAAGGGGGTGCCGTGGAAGGAGGGGGTGCTCGCGGCGCTCGGCTGGCGCATGGACCCGGGCGAGGCGTGGCGGCACATCCTGGGGCGGGTCACCCACTTCACGGACCTGGAGCCGGAGCTGCTCGGCCGGGTGGAGGAGCTGATCGACTTCGTGAGCCCGCCGCCCGCCGAGTGA
- the hemW gene encoding radical SAM family heme chaperone HemW — translation MPSALPDGEPVPRTGELPESALRGLGERPFGFYVHVPFCVTRCGYCDFNTYTAAELGPGASRADYAETAAAEVRLARRVLGDAAPRVATVFFGGGTPTLLPPADLVRILRVIDEEFGLAPGAEVTTEANPESVTPAALAELRAGGFTRISLGMQSVRPHVLAVLDRRHTPGRAAAAAREARAAGFEHVNLDLIYGTPGETDDDWRATLAAAIEAGPDHISAYALIVEDGTRLAARIRRGELPAPDDDVAADRYLIADAMLGEAGYAWYEISNWARSPEARCRHNLLYWTGGDWWGVGPGAHSHVGGVRWWNVKHPAAYASRIAAGESPGHAREVLTAEDRAVERLMLQLRLATGHPLDEIRPQARPAVARALADGLLDPGPFRAGRAVLTLRGRLLADALIRDLA, via the coding sequence CCTTCCGCCCTGCCCGACGGCGAGCCGGTGCCCCGCACCGGCGAGCTGCCCGAGTCCGCGCTGCGCGGACTCGGGGAGCGCCCGTTCGGCTTCTACGTGCACGTGCCGTTCTGCGTGACCCGCTGCGGCTACTGCGACTTCAACACCTACACCGCGGCCGAGCTGGGCCCGGGCGCGAGCCGCGCGGACTACGCCGAGACCGCCGCCGCCGAGGTACGGCTCGCGCGGCGGGTGCTCGGCGACGCCGCGCCGCGGGTGGCGACCGTGTTCTTCGGCGGCGGCACGCCCACCCTGCTGCCGCCCGCCGACCTGGTGCGGATCCTGCGCGTGATCGACGAGGAGTTCGGGCTCGCCCCCGGCGCCGAGGTCACCACCGAGGCGAACCCCGAGTCGGTCACCCCGGCCGCGCTCGCCGAGCTGCGCGCGGGCGGCTTCACCCGGATCAGCCTCGGCATGCAGAGCGTGCGGCCGCACGTGCTCGCCGTACTCGACCGGCGGCACACCCCCGGCCGGGCCGCCGCGGCCGCCCGGGAGGCGCGCGCAGCCGGGTTCGAACACGTCAACCTCGACCTCATCTACGGCACGCCGGGGGAGACCGACGACGACTGGCGGGCCACGCTCGCCGCCGCGATCGAGGCGGGGCCCGACCACATCTCGGCCTACGCGCTCATCGTCGAGGACGGCACCCGGCTCGCCGCCCGCATCCGCCGGGGCGAGCTGCCCGCGCCCGACGACGACGTCGCCGCCGACCGCTACCTCATCGCCGACGCCATGCTCGGCGAGGCCGGATACGCCTGGTACGAGATCTCCAACTGGGCCCGCTCGCCCGAGGCGCGGTGCCGCCACAACCTGCTCTACTGGACCGGCGGCGACTGGTGGGGCGTCGGCCCGGGCGCGCACAGCCACGTCGGCGGGGTGCGCTGGTGGAACGTGAAGCACCCGGCCGCGTACGCGAGCCGCATCGCCGCCGGGGAGTCGCCCGGGCACGCCCGCGAGGTGCTCACCGCCGAGGACCGCGCCGTCGAGCGGCTCATGCTCCAGCTCCGCCTCGCCACCGGCCACCCGCTCGACGAGATCCGCCCGCAGGCCCGCCCGGCCGTGGCCCGCGCGCTCGCCGACGGGCTGCTCGACCCCGGGCCGTTCCGCGCCGGCCGGGCCGTGCTCACGCTGCGCGGCAGGCTGCTCGCCGACGCGCTCATCCGCGACCTCGCCTGA